One window of the Trifolium pratense cultivar HEN17-A07 linkage group LG2, ARS_RC_1.1, whole genome shotgun sequence genome contains the following:
- the LOC123909002 gene encoding citrate-binding protein-like, with the protein MSSSYIFLILSLFLVICIENIVPICGEDPTYGFTSVPLTEANFAVQKPYNIPVDQRYSFIDGVHRFWVYAHDKPYSPSSPTQPRTEIRIKGLDYHSGVWQFEGYSYVPKGTSGATIAQIHGAASGATTLILRIYNGDMRYYDTDLVAKNLYDKWFRLNIIHDVDGGIVTVFIDGEKKFQTKDHGPGDLYFKCGVYAAPVDISNYMESRWRDIKIYKK; encoded by the exons atgagTAGCTCTTACATTTTCTTGATTCTATCTTTGTTCCTTGTGATTTGTATAGAAAACATTGTGCCAATATGTGGTGAAGATCCTACTTATGGTTTTACTTCTGTCCCATTGACTGAAGCAAACTTTGCGGTGCAGAAGCCATATAACATACCTGTTGATCAAAGGTATAGCTTCATTGATGGTGTTCATAGATTTTGGGTTTATGCTCATGACAAACCTTATTCTCCAAGTAGCCCTACTCAGCCGCGCACTGAAATTCGCATAAAG GGGCTTGACTACCACTCAGGTGTTTGGCAATTTGAAGGATATAGCTATGTACCAAAGGGAACATCAGGTGCTACAATAGCACAAATCCATGGTGCAGCAAGTGGTGCTACCACATTGATACTAAGAATATACAATGGAGATATGAGATATTATGACACAGATTTGGTGGCTAAGAATCTTTATGATAAATGGTTTAGACTTAATATCATTCATGATGTGGATGGAGGAATAGTGACTGTGTTCATTGATGGAGAGAAGAAGTTTCAAACAAAGGATCATGGGCCTGGAGATTTGTATTTCAAGTGTGGGGTTTATGCTGCACCAGTTGATATAAGTAACTATATGGAATCAAGGTGGAGAGATATCaagatatataaaaaatga